A portion of the Limosilactobacillus reuteri genome contains these proteins:
- a CDS encoding helix-turn-helix domain-containing protein: MSFGEQILSRRKELGLTQQNVADELHITRQTLSKWENNKSYPDLKLLLALSEIYHVSVDSLLRENKDLTSFLNRDKASQTFNIIRGLFWLLIGFYFWSPSNYWSNILIPILFCILLEYLSYKECFFLGKYWYKQSHYTLLGYIWTALIIIIVIYGLINKHLNMLLYCFMLAIYFFFHQYIYQPRK; encoded by the coding sequence ATGTCATTTGGCGAACAAATTCTAAGTCGACGCAAAGAGTTAGGACTAACTCAGCAAAACGTTGCAGATGAATTACACATCACGCGACAAACCCTTTCCAAATGGGAAAACAACAAAAGTTACCCTGATTTAAAATTACTTCTTGCTCTCAGTGAGATATATCATGTCTCTGTTGATTCATTACTTAGAGAGAATAAAGACCTAACTAGTTTCCTAAACCGTGATAAAGCCTCACAAACGTTTAATATTATTCGTGGATTGTTTTGGTTGCTTATAGGATTTTATTTTTGGAGTCCTTCTAATTATTGGTCAAACATTTTAATTCCTATTTTATTTTGTATTCTGCTAGAATATTTATCCTATAAAGAATGTTTTTTCTTGGGAAAATACTGGTATAAGCAAAGTCACTATACTCTTTTAGGGTATATATGGACAGCATTAATAATCATAATTGTAATCTATGGGCTCATTAATAAGCATCTTAATATGTTACTCTATTGTTTTATGTTAGCAATATATTTCTTTTTCCACCAATATATATACCAACCACGTAAATAA
- a CDS encoding MarR family winged helix-turn-helix transcriptional regulator: MALKKDKFEQMNRLLRNYMINMKHFYTELAPELDITPQQAHTLFYIEKHVGLIQRELGDHFHLRNASVTSMVKNLERDGYIIRKADQESARIKRIFLTKKGEEKTNEVKEIFDKAYLQIISRLDERDIDAIVKGMTNINNNLKK, from the coding sequence ATGGCATTAAAAAAAGATAAATTTGAGCAAATGAACCGTTTATTGCGGAACTATATGATTAACATGAAGCATTTTTATACTGAACTTGCCCCTGAATTAGATATAACTCCACAGCAAGCTCATACGCTTTTTTATATCGAAAAACACGTTGGTCTTATTCAACGAGAATTAGGTGACCATTTCCATTTACGGAATGCTAGTGTTACCAGTATGGTGAAAAATCTTGAACGCGACGGGTATATTATCCGGAAGGCGGATCAAGAGTCAGCACGAATTAAGCGTATTTTTCTTACCAAAAAAGGTGAAGAAAAGACTAATGAAGTTAAAGAAATATTTGATAAAGCTTATTTGCAGATTATTAGCCGCCTCGATGAAAGAGATATTGATGCAATAGTTAAAGGGATGACTAATATTAATAACAATCTAAAAAAATAA
- a CDS encoding PPK2 family polyphosphate kinase, translating into MLMKTKKYRYTGKDFDIKAAPTKVKDSADDLKKIKKKIKKNVKSIKNAQKMMYARRHYGVLVVFQAMDAAGKDSMISHIFAGVNPVGFKVANFKQPTGRELRHDYLWRINRELPMRGDIGVFNRSYYEDVLVSRVHPALILQSNIPGIESIHDVNNKFFDSRYEDIRQYESYLTRNGYLIVKFFLHVSKEEQKKRFLARIDTPEKNWKFSAADIRERQYWDDYQKAYEKAINATATKENPWYVIPADDKWYSRLIVSDILTKKINSLPLAYPEVSPEQEMSLRQARKELIAEDK; encoded by the coding sequence ATGTTGATGAAAACCAAGAAATATCGTTACACTGGAAAAGACTTTGATATTAAGGCGGCACCAACTAAGGTAAAAGATTCTGCTGATGACCTTAAGAAGATTAAAAAGAAGATCAAGAAAAATGTAAAGTCAATCAAAAATGCGCAAAAGATGATGTATGCCCGGCGTCATTATGGAGTTTTAGTAGTATTTCAAGCAATGGATGCGGCAGGAAAAGATAGTATGATTTCGCATATCTTTGCGGGCGTAAATCCAGTTGGGTTTAAGGTGGCTAATTTTAAACAACCAACAGGCCGCGAATTACGTCATGATTATCTATGGCGAATCAATCGTGAATTGCCAATGCGTGGTGATATTGGTGTTTTCAATCGATCTTATTATGAAGATGTTCTTGTTTCACGCGTTCATCCTGCTTTAATTTTGCAATCTAATATTCCAGGGATTGAGTCTATTCATGATGTTAATAACAAATTCTTTGATAGTCGCTATGAAGACATTCGCCAGTACGAAAGTTATCTAACACGGAACGGTTACTTAATTGTAAAATTCTTTCTCCACGTATCAAAGGAAGAACAGAAGAAGCGTTTCTTAGCACGGATTGATACGCCAGAAAAGAATTGGAAGTTTTCTGCAGCTGATATTCGCGAACGTCAATATTGGGACGATTACCAAAAGGCATATGAAAAGGCGATTAATGCTACCGCCACAAAGGAAAATCCATGGTATGTTATTCCGGCTGATGATAAGTGGTACTCGCGTTTAATTGTATCTGATATTTTGACAAAGAAGATTAATAGTTTGCCATTAGCTTATCCCGAGGTTTCACCAGAACAAGAAATGAGCTTACGCCAAGCACGAAAAGAACTAATAGCAGAAGATAAGTAA
- the yycF gene encoding response regulator YycF — MAKKILVVDDEKPISDIIKFNLEKEGYEVVVAYDGEAALEQVEAENPDLIILDLMLPKIDGLEVAKRVRAKHTMPIIMVTAKDSELDKVLGLELGADDYVTKPFSNRELVARVKANLRRQATLKAPAEEENNTDIQIGDLTIHPEAYTVTKRGENINLTHREFELLHYLAQHIGQVINREHLLQTVWGYDYFGDVRTVDVTVRRLREKIEDNPSHPQWLITRRGVGYYLANPDQN; from the coding sequence ATGGCAAAAAAAATTTTAGTTGTTGATGATGAAAAACCAATTTCTGATATCATCAAATTTAATCTTGAAAAAGAAGGATATGAAGTTGTCGTAGCCTATGATGGCGAAGCGGCTTTAGAACAAGTTGAAGCAGAAAATCCTGATTTAATTATTCTCGACCTAATGCTGCCGAAGATCGATGGACTTGAAGTGGCCAAGCGGGTTCGGGCTAAGCATACCATGCCGATTATTATGGTAACCGCTAAAGATTCGGAACTAGATAAAGTGCTAGGGCTTGAACTTGGGGCCGATGATTATGTTACTAAGCCATTCTCCAACCGCGAACTAGTAGCACGAGTAAAGGCTAATTTACGGCGTCAAGCAACTCTGAAGGCACCAGCAGAGGAAGAAAATAATACCGATATTCAAATTGGCGACCTTACGATTCATCCTGAAGCTTACACTGTAACTAAGCGGGGCGAAAATATCAATTTAACGCATCGTGAGTTTGAGCTTTTACACTATCTAGCTCAACATATTGGACAAGTTATTAACCGTGAACATCTTCTTCAGACTGTATGGGGTTATGACTATTTTGGGGATGTTCGGACAGTTGATGTGACCGTTCGTCGGCTTCGTGAAAAGATTGAAGATAACCCGAGTCACCCCCAATGGTTAATTACTCGGCGTGGTGTTGGCTATTACCTAGCAAATCCTGATCAGAATTAG
- a CDS encoding two-component system regulatory protein YycI — translation MNFKRIQWIFILAFLLFDIFVGSSLILETKFTVSNGQQNRQSTVLKEMRNDSISYGNLSNKQQTGYYIAGKKSSDGGVLEQEAGKLRNQNFRLSSGTLTSEFDKPIKTTKNNDIRRVDQLLKNKKMVSLGNHYRYNKELSDKNTLVYTQMLEGKPLFSNDGQIRFRINSDHEITGYTQTYLQDVEILRQRSNTISQRRAITWLYKHNQIPNNSRIRWSVLSYSKLLNTTTDDKAVYVPTWTVEIKTKNSGAIQQLQVNAFNSTVMKETPDSVNTNSLNNK, via the coding sequence ATGAATTTTAAACGTATTCAATGGATCTTTATCCTTGCCTTTTTGCTTTTTGATATTTTTGTTGGAAGTTCATTAATCTTAGAAACTAAATTTACAGTTTCTAATGGTCAGCAAAATCGCCAATCAACAGTGTTAAAAGAAATGCGTAATGACTCGATTAGTTATGGCAACCTTTCTAACAAGCAGCAAACCGGATATTATATTGCTGGGAAAAAATCATCGGATGGCGGAGTCCTAGAACAGGAAGCTGGGAAATTACGTAATCAAAATTTTCGCCTTTCGTCAGGAACACTGACTAGTGAGTTTGATAAGCCAATTAAAACGACTAAAAATAATGATATTCGGCGTGTCGACCAGCTGCTAAAAAATAAAAAGATGGTAAGTTTGGGAAATCATTATCGTTATAACAAGGAATTATCGGACAAAAATACCCTTGTTTATACGCAGATGCTAGAAGGAAAGCCGCTATTTTCAAATGATGGGCAAATTCGCTTTCGGATAAACTCTGACCATGAGATAACAGGTTATACGCAGACTTACTTGCAAGATGTTGAAATTCTCCGGCAACGGTCAAATACGATTAGCCAGCGCCGAGCAATTACCTGGTTGTATAAACATAATCAGATTCCTAATAACTCCCGCATTAGGTGGTCGGTGCTTAGTTATTCTAAGCTCCTTAACACTACTACTGATGATAAAGCAGTCTATGTGCCAACGTGGACTGTTGAAATCAAAACTAAAAACTCAGGAGCAATTCAACAATTACAAGTTAACGCGTTTAATAGTACAGTTATGAAGGAAACGCCAGATAGTGTGAATACGAACTCGTTAAATAATAAGTAA
- a CDS encoding S1C family serine protease translates to MNRIKQAFKDRLWLGVIIVGLFAGLIGGGIALGINNLVQHHEEVTSTRVPAGSNKSGGTKVNKNKADLNGEASQAYKSVQGAVVSVINKQKIQQSSGTLGIFGYGNSSNGSSSDSSSDNKLETASEGSGVIYKKSGNSAYVVTNNHVVKGSNALQVILSNGKKVNADLVGADSATDLAVLKINATNVKTVASFGNSNSIVPGQDVLAIGSPMGSEYANTVTKGIISAKDRTLKAGTDGTLTSVIQTDAAINSGNSGGPLINMAGQVIGINSMKLASDTQGSSVEGIGFAIPSNEVVTIINQLIKNGKITRPSLGISVVDLSNVTSDQQQSVLKLPTSVSKGVVIMDVNSGSVADTAGLKKYDVIIKLGDTQVTDAGSLKAALYKYKVGQTAKVTYYRDGQQHTATLHLTKSADTTSTDDSQQDNN, encoded by the coding sequence ATGAATAGGATAAAACAAGCTTTTAAAGATCGGTTGTGGCTAGGCGTAATTATTGTCGGCTTATTTGCTGGTCTTATTGGTGGTGGAATCGCATTAGGAATTAATAACCTAGTACAACATCATGAAGAAGTAACAAGTACACGAGTCCCAGCTGGCTCTAATAAGTCTGGTGGTACGAAGGTTAATAAGAATAAGGCGGACTTAAACGGGGAAGCGTCCCAAGCTTATAAGTCCGTCCAAGGAGCCGTTGTTAGTGTTATTAATAAACAAAAAATTCAGCAATCAAGTGGGACGCTAGGAATTTTTGGTTATGGCAACAGTAGTAACGGCAGTAGCAGTGATTCGTCTAGCGATAATAAATTAGAAACCGCTAGTGAAGGATCAGGAGTTATTTACAAGAAGAGTGGCAATTCGGCTTATGTTGTAACTAATAACCACGTTGTCAAAGGTTCAAACGCGCTCCAAGTAATTCTAAGCAATGGTAAAAAAGTTAATGCTGATTTAGTTGGTGCTGATTCTGCAACCGACTTAGCTGTATTGAAGATTAACGCTACAAATGTTAAGACAGTTGCATCCTTTGGTAACTCTAATTCGATTGTTCCAGGTCAGGATGTGCTAGCAATTGGTTCACCAATGGGAAGTGAATATGCTAATACAGTAACGAAAGGAATTATTTCTGCAAAAGATCGGACATTAAAAGCCGGTACTGATGGAACTTTGACATCGGTTATCCAAACGGACGCCGCTATTAACTCTGGTAATTCAGGTGGTCCATTAATTAATATGGCGGGTCAAGTTATCGGAATTAATTCGATGAAGCTTGCTTCTGATACACAAGGCTCTTCAGTTGAAGGAATTGGTTTTGCCATTCCAAGTAATGAAGTTGTGACAATTATTAACCAGTTGATTAAGAATGGTAAAATAACTCGTCCATCACTTGGAATTAGTGTGGTGGATCTTAGTAATGTTACTTCTGATCAACAGCAATCAGTCTTAAAACTACCAACAAGCGTAAGCAAAGGGGTAGTGATTATGGATGTGAATAGTGGTTCAGTTGCTGATACTGCTGGATTGAAAAAGTATGATGTCATTATAAAGCTTGGTGATACCCAAGTTACAGATGCGGGTTCATTAAAGGCGGCCCTATATAAATACAAGGTTGGACAAACCGCTAAAGTCACTTACTACCGTGATGGTCAACAACATACCGCAACTTTGCATCTAACAAAGAGTGCTGATACAACGTCAACTGATGACTCGCAACAAGATAATAATTAA
- a CDS encoding IS30 family transposase — MTYTHLTTNELTIIAHSFVQKLKAYRVAQMIKRCAETVYRVYRYLETGASIADYQDHYMRNKQRCGRKLTQLSLAELTYINDKIAQWWTPDTIIGRAERPISCNRRTLYRMFERGQFGFDVRSLPMRGKRHPNGYVERRGKAGQLGRSIHERAKDFPHYATEFGHLEADTVQGKKHQGAVMTLTERQSKVEIVLNVHEKTADAINQHLSQWLRKFPRHFFKSITFDNGKEFAGWREIANQFDFHTYFAEVGAPNQRGLNENNNGLLRRDGLTKQLDFRNLPDELVTQLMSKQNNLPRKSLGYRTPYEVFVSYVTDEQLFSF, encoded by the coding sequence ATGACTTACACCCATCTTACCACAAACGAGCTGACAATCATCGCCCATTCTTTCGTGCAAAAGCTTAAAGCGTACCGAGTGGCCCAAATGATCAAACGTTGCGCCGAAACCGTTTATCGCGTTTATCGTTACCTGGAAACCGGTGCCTCAATTGCTGATTATCAAGATCACTATATGCGCAATAAGCAACGTTGTGGCCGAAAACTTACTCAGTTGTCACTGGCTGAACTCACTTATATCAACGACAAAATTGCCCAGTGGTGGACGCCTGATACCATTATTGGGCGCGCTGAGCGCCCAATTAGTTGTAACCGGCGAACTCTTTACCGGATGTTTGAACGTGGCCAGTTCGGCTTCGATGTCCGTTCCTTGCCGATGCGAGGTAAGCGGCACCCGAATGGCTATGTCGAGCGCCGTGGGAAGGCTGGCCAATTGGGGCGAAGTATTCACGAGCGTGCCAAGGACTTTCCGCACTATGCCACTGAATTTGGGCACCTTGAAGCTGATACCGTCCAAGGCAAAAAGCACCAAGGGGCGGTAATGACCCTGACCGAACGCCAATCGAAGGTCGAAATTGTACTCAATGTGCACGAAAAGACGGCTGATGCGATTAACCAACACTTAAGTCAGTGGCTTCGGAAATTCCCGCGGCACTTCTTCAAATCGATTACCTTTGACAACGGAAAAGAATTCGCCGGCTGGCGCGAGATTGCCAATCAATTTGACTTTCACACTTACTTTGCCGAGGTTGGTGCTCCCAATCAACGAGGGCTGAACGAAAACAACAACGGTCTTTTACGCCGGGATGGCTTAACGAAACAGCTAGATTTCCGCAATCTTCCTGATGAATTGGTAACCCAACTGATGAGTAAGCAAAATAACCTGCCCCGTAAATCACTAGGCTATCGAACTCCATATGAAGTATTCGTGTCTTACGTCACTGATGAGCAACTATTTTCTTTCTAA
- a CDS encoding YycH family regulatory protein → MMKKLKSNWQAIALTVVVLLSLFISWIVWTNPFPFEGARHENFNNSQSQQYTPQSMGDVYLPTKAVETSEKGTQNQLYSPKANLILSVKKELEDWKLGRTNVVKQNNSDVYLSYLRRRNSLMLTYPDEVPSSVFNETFSQSIDTDRVNQINHIVIPLNGQHEIYLLGDHYYSVYRVRVEKGKFNRIRQLLKSMDRIPVDHKIINGVAVMMYPRSFELPALGYQITAQNIDTPSASLMSTNQHTTITANRNGNETTYTDGTNRRLIFNRQNGTLKYENYLSKDDRESTSQIFPHFYNKLTTIGIPLDNLRYDEVSEHGRRLNYRAYVNSFPIFNSDGYGEVTLESTSGGNERFWLSLYSLQVPLPIDHQMVKLPSSADVINQLHATNRMRDIKDLRVGYIWKTDKDSHVVKLVPTYFIKYRGHWVEYTELEK, encoded by the coding sequence ATGATGAAGAAGCTGAAAAGTAATTGGCAAGCAATCGCCTTAACGGTTGTTGTGCTTCTTAGTTTATTCATTTCATGGATTGTCTGGACTAACCCATTTCCTTTTGAGGGAGCACGACACGAAAATTTCAATAATAGCCAATCACAACAATATACACCGCAATCAATGGGCGATGTTTATCTTCCAACTAAAGCAGTTGAGACAAGTGAAAAAGGAACTCAGAATCAACTTTATAGCCCCAAAGCTAATTTGATTCTGAGTGTGAAAAAAGAGTTAGAGGATTGGAAATTAGGTCGGACAAATGTTGTCAAACAAAATAATAGTGATGTTTACCTGAGTTATTTACGACGGCGGAACTCGTTAATGCTGACATATCCTGATGAGGTACCAAGCTCAGTCTTCAACGAAACATTTTCTCAGTCAATTGATACTGACCGGGTTAATCAGATTAACCATATTGTTATCCCATTAAACGGGCAACATGAGATTTACTTACTTGGTGACCACTATTATAGTGTGTATCGAGTACGGGTAGAGAAAGGAAAATTTAACCGTATTCGGCAACTTTTAAAGTCAATGGATCGGATCCCGGTTGACCACAAAATTATTAACGGGGTAGCGGTAATGATGTATCCGCGATCCTTTGAATTACCAGCATTAGGATATCAAATCACTGCGCAAAACATTGATACCCCTAGTGCTAGTCTAATGAGTACTAACCAACACACAACAATTACGGCAAATCGGAATGGTAACGAGACTACCTATACGGATGGAACCAATCGTCGGCTGATATTTAATCGCCAAAATGGAACGCTTAAATACGAAAACTACCTTAGTAAGGACGATCGGGAATCAACAAGCCAGATTTTCCCACACTTCTATAATAAGTTGACGACAATTGGAATTCCGCTTGATAATTTGCGCTATGATGAGGTGAGTGAGCATGGTCGTCGGTTAAACTATCGGGCTTATGTTAATAGCTTTCCAATTTTCAATAGTGATGGTTATGGGGAAGTAACGCTTGAATCCACAAGTGGCGGGAATGAACGCTTCTGGCTAAGTCTTTATAGTCTTCAAGTGCCATTGCCGATTGATCACCAGATGGTCAAGCTCCCATCAAGTGCAGATGTGATTAATCAATTACATGCAACCAACCGGATGCGTGACATCAAGGACTTACGTGTCGGGTATATTTGGAAAACTGATAAAGATAGTCATGTTGTAAAGTTAGTGCCAACATATTTCATTAAGTATCGTGGCCACTGGGTTGAATATACCGAGTTAGAAAAGTAG
- a CDS encoding IS30 family transposase: MGTTILSFEDRVVIETLRYENRSLKYIADYLGFSKTTIFNEVHRLTGEYHAVKVQADHEAKLSHRGRKTILTTNLKRLIEEKIKIQKWSIEQVAHVVRIAYKTIYNWIDQGVLDIGVADLPDHGIRRRRAIETRGTFSHGRSIEDRPAEVIDRHTSGHFEADTVLSGKRKGQAIATFVERKSRLTIVKRLQGRDSTSMTKAILELANQLEDNLKTLTVDHGKEFANYKLIEEQARIPLYFAHAYSPHERGSNENRNRVLRRFIPKGQPIEEITDDELIQINWYLNSRPLKCLNWRTPIEIFLRNLRH, from the coding sequence ATGGGCACCACTATTTTATCATTTGAAGACCGTGTTGTCATCGAAACTCTTCGTTATGAAAACCGCTCCCTTAAATACATCGCTGATTACCTTGGCTTCAGTAAAACCACGATCTTTAATGAGGTTCATCGTTTGACTGGTGAATATCACGCAGTTAAAGTTCAAGCTGATCATGAAGCTAAACTTAGTCATCGTGGGCGTAAAACCATCTTAACGACTAACCTCAAGCGATTAATTGAAGAAAAGATTAAGATCCAAAAATGGTCGATTGAACAAGTGGCTCATGTAGTTAGAATCGCCTACAAGACCATCTACAACTGGATTGATCAAGGAGTATTGGATATTGGCGTGGCTGATTTACCTGACCATGGAATTCGCCGCCGACGAGCCATAGAAACCCGTGGGACTTTTAGCCATGGACGTTCCATTGAAGATCGTCCCGCTGAAGTTATTGACCGTCATACCTCAGGTCACTTTGAAGCAGATACAGTTTTATCTGGAAAGCGTAAAGGTCAAGCAATAGCTACGTTTGTCGAGCGTAAGAGTCGTCTTACCATCGTTAAACGGCTTCAGGGACGAGATAGTACCTCAATGACCAAGGCCATTTTAGAATTAGCTAACCAGTTAGAAGATAATCTCAAGACCCTTACTGTTGACCATGGGAAAGAATTCGCTAACTACAAGCTAATTGAAGAGCAGGCCAGGATTCCCCTCTACTTTGCGCATGCTTATTCTCCACATGAACGGGGCAGTAATGAGAATCGCAACCGAGTACTACGACGCTTTATCCCCAAAGGTCAACCGATTGAGGAAATCACTGATGATGAGTTAATTCAAATTAACTGGTATTTGAACTCCAGGCCACTCAAATGTTTAAACTGGCGCACACCAATTGAGATCTTTTTGCGTAATCTGCGTCACTAA
- the walK gene encoding cell wall metabolism sensor histidine kinase WalK: MNSKLKFYQSIRFKIALVFVLILMLTLECVGAVFVRQLEHQNLNTFKQTIELPSYVDNSLAEQLSRSNTKKANKQINQILSEVNNNNISEIRVVDSKSIVRGTSNADNRGAIGQKTTDQAIKATLLNNRSHTENLYDNSNHTRYYVNVIPLVDNSNNNVVGAVYLRASLESVYSNINNITLVYLSAAMITIVLSLILAIIISQEITRPIEEMRKQTLRIARGDYSGQVKVLGNDELGQLAGAVNNLSVRVEEAQESSDSERRRLDSILSHMSDGVLATDRRGNVTIVNNMALQLLGVENEDDLIGKSIIDVLDIRHDYTVRQLVNGEQREMIIDMSNSGNNLILNAYFSPIQRESGFVSGLVCVLHDVTSQQKEERERKQFVSNVSHELRTPLTSVRSYVEALSDGAWQDKEIAPKFLKVVQDETDRMIRMINDLLSLSRMDAGTTKLNLEYVNINELFNYILDRFDMIIKKEEDPKKKKYTIERYFTKKDLWVEIDTDKFTQVIDNIMNNAIKYSPDGGVITTRLLETHNHVILSISDQGLGIPRKDLGRIFDRFFRVDKARSRKQGGTGLGLAISKEVINMLGGQIWVDSVEGKGSTFYISLPYVPYEEEDWDDEEAEK; the protein is encoded by the coding sequence GTGAACAGCAAGTTAAAATTTTATCAATCGATTCGCTTTAAAATCGCTCTCGTATTCGTGTTAATTTTGATGTTAACACTTGAATGTGTTGGGGCGGTTTTTGTGCGTCAATTAGAGCATCAAAACCTTAATACGTTTAAGCAAACCATTGAATTACCGTCTTACGTTGATAATTCTTTAGCAGAGCAACTATCACGATCAAATACTAAAAAAGCAAACAAACAAATTAACCAAATCCTTTCAGAAGTTAATAATAATAATATTTCTGAAATCCGGGTGGTTGATAGTAAGAGCATTGTGCGGGGAACAAGCAACGCTGATAATCGAGGAGCAATTGGTCAGAAAACAACGGACCAAGCCATTAAAGCAACCTTATTAAATAATAGGTCGCATACCGAAAATTTGTACGATAATTCAAATCACACGCGCTACTATGTCAATGTGATTCCCCTTGTGGATAACAGTAATAATAACGTTGTGGGAGCTGTTTACCTGCGAGCTAGCCTGGAAAGTGTCTACTCTAATATTAATAATATTACGTTGGTATACTTATCCGCGGCAATGATTACTATTGTCTTGAGTTTGATCCTGGCAATTATTATTTCCCAGGAAATTACCCGCCCAATTGAAGAAATGAGGAAACAAACATTACGAATTGCCCGGGGAGACTATTCTGGTCAAGTAAAAGTATTGGGAAATGACGAGTTAGGACAATTAGCAGGGGCAGTTAATAATCTTTCTGTCCGGGTTGAAGAGGCACAGGAGTCAAGCGATTCTGAACGACGACGGCTTGATAGCATTTTGTCTCATATGTCTGATGGGGTTTTAGCCACTGATCGTCGAGGGAATGTGACAATTGTAAATAATATGGCGTTACAGTTACTAGGTGTCGAAAATGAAGATGATTTAATTGGTAAATCAATTATTGATGTGTTGGATATTCGTCATGACTATACCGTTCGTCAACTAGTAAATGGTGAACAGCGTGAGATGATTATTGATATGTCAAACTCTGGCAATAATTTGATCTTAAACGCCTACTTCTCACCAATTCAACGTGAATCTGGCTTTGTCAGTGGGCTTGTCTGTGTCCTTCATGATGTAACGAGCCAGCAAAAAGAAGAACGCGAACGGAAGCAATTCGTTTCAAACGTCTCGCATGAGTTACGGACTCCATTAACAAGTGTTAGAAGTTATGTCGAAGCATTAAGTGATGGTGCTTGGCAAGATAAAGAAATTGCCCCTAAGTTCTTAAAGGTTGTCCAGGATGAGACGGACCGGATGATTCGGATGATCAATGACTTGTTGAGTCTATCGCGGATGGATGCAGGGACAACGAAGCTCAATCTGGAATACGTAAATATCAATGAGTTATTTAACTATATCTTGGATCGTTTCGATATGATTATTAAAAAAGAAGAAGATCCAAAAAAGAAAAAATATACCATTGAACGATACTTTACTAAGAAAGATTTATGGGTTGAGATTGATACCGATAAGTTTACCCAGGTAATTGATAATATTATGAATAACGCGATTAAGTATTCTCCAGATGGTGGTGTAATTACAACCCGCTTACTGGAGACGCATAATCATGTTATTTTAAGCATTTCTGACCAAGGCCTAGGGATTCCACGAAAAGATCTTGGACGTATCTTTGATCGATTCTTCCGCGTTGATAAGGCAAGAAGTCGGAAGCAAGGTGGAACAGGTCTGGGACTAGCTATTTCCAAGGAAGTTATCAATATGCTTGGTGGACAAATTTGGGTTGATAGTGTAGAAGGCAAGGGTTCAACATTCTATATTTCCTTGCCATATGTACCTTATGAGGAGGAAGACTGGGATGATGAAGAAGCTGAAAAGTAA
- a CDS encoding MBL fold metallo-hydrolase yields the protein MTETDPLRYSVLASGSTGNVTYLETRNHRILIDAGLSGKRIENLMKKIDRSLKDVNAIFVTHEHSDHTHGVGVLARRYGMDVYANEGTWQAMADKVGKIPLAQKHIIAPNTVKDLGDMDIESFAVSHDAAQPQFYQVHHNNKTFCIITDTGYVSDRVEGTIRNADAYVMECNHDTEMLRMGPYSWPLKQRILGDEGHLSNEEGADALMSVVGRRTKEIFLGHRSQHNNMRSLAHLTVASLMEQYDFGVDHDFKLQDAEPEEPSKLMTL from the coding sequence GTGACAGAAACGGATCCATTACGTTATAGTGTACTTGCGAGCGGGAGTACTGGGAATGTAACTTATTTGGAAACGCGCAACCACCGGATCTTAATTGATGCCGGTTTAAGTGGGAAGCGGATTGAAAATTTAATGAAGAAGATTGATCGATCATTAAAAGACGTCAATGCAATTTTTGTAACGCATGAACACAGTGATCATACGCATGGTGTTGGTGTATTGGCACGCCGTTATGGAATGGATGTATATGCCAATGAGGGTACCTGGCAGGCAATGGCCGATAAAGTTGGTAAAATCCCATTAGCACAAAAGCATATTATTGCACCAAATACTGTTAAGGACTTGGGAGACATGGATATTGAAAGTTTTGCGGTATCTCATGATGCTGCGCAACCGCAATTTTACCAAGTTCACCACAATAATAAGACCTTCTGTATTATTACGGATACTGGTTATGTTTCTGATCGAGTTGAGGGAACCATCCGAAATGCAGATGCCTACGTAATGGAATGCAATCATGATACAGAAATGTTGCGGATGGGTCCTTATTCATGGCCATTAAAACAGCGGATATTAGGGGATGAGGGTCACCTTTCCAATGAAGAAGGTGCCGATGCATTGATGAGTGTTGTTGGGCGGCGAACCAAAGAGATTTTCCTTGGTCACCGTAGTCAACATAACAACATGCGTTCGCTCGCCCACTTAACAGTTGCAAGTTTGATGGAGCAGTATGACTTTGGCGTCGATCATGATTTTAAATTGCAAGATGCTGAACCAGAAGAACCAAGCAAGTTAATGACGTTATAA